In Peromyscus leucopus breed LL Stock chromosome 16_21, UCI_PerLeu_2.1, whole genome shotgun sequence, a single genomic region encodes these proteins:
- the Nodal gene encoding nodal homolog, protein MSAHCLPILLLHAWWALLQPRAASVAAFPLWTRGQPSSPSSLAYMLSLYRDPLPRADIIRSLQAQDVEVSGQNWTFAFDFSFLSQEEDLAWAELRLQLPGPVDLPTEGPLTIEIFHQAKLDPGQDPSDCLERVRMERFTIARSQVTFSADSTVLEVTRPLSRWLKDPRALEKQISGLKGKCWNRPHIPPLTVASTNVLMLYSNRPQEQRQLGGATLLWEAESSWRAQEGQLSEDRGRWARRHRRHHLPDRSQLCRRVKFQVDFNLIGWGSWIIYPKQYNAYRCEGECPNPVGEEFHPTNHAYIQSLLKRYQPHRVPSTCCAPVKTKPLSMLYVDNGRVLLEHHKDMIVEECGCL, encoded by the exons ATGAGTGCCCACTGCCTCCCTATCCTTCTTCTCCATGCCTGGTGGGCTCTACTCCAGCCGCGCGCCGCGTCGGTGGCCGCCTTTCCTCTGTGGACACGGGGTCAGCCCTCGTCACCATCCTCTCTCGCGTACATGCTGAGCCTCTACCGAGACCCGCTGCCTCGGGCGGACATCATCCGCAGCCTCCAGGCGCAAG ACGTGGAAGTGAGTGGGCAGAACTGGACCTTCGCTTTTGACTTCTCTTTTCTGAGCCAAGAAGAGGATCTGGCATGGGCGGAGCTCCGGCTGCAGCTGCCCGGCCCTGTGGACCTTCCCACGGAGGGTCCACTCACCATTGAAATTTTCCACCAGGCAAAGCTGGACCCAGGGCAGGACCCAAGCGACTGCCTGGAGCGAGTTCGGATGGAGCGGTTCACGATCGCCCGGTCTCAGGTGACTTTTTCCGCAGACAGCACTGTCCTGGAGGTGACCCGGCCACTCTCCAGGTGGCTCAAGGACCCCAGGGCACTGGAGAAGCAGATATCCGGTCTGAAAGGAAAGTGCTGGAATCGGCCCCACATCCCACCCCTCACTGTCGCCAGCACCAACGTGCTCATGCTCTACTCCAACCGgcctcaggagcagaggcagctgggtggCGCCACTTTGCTCTGGGAAGCCGAAAGTTCCTGGCGGGCCCAGGAGGGACAGCTGTCTGAAGACAGGGGCCGATGGGCCAGAAGGCACCGGAGACATCACTTGCCAGACAGAAGCCAGCTGTGCAGGAGGGTCAAGTTCCAGGTGGACTTCAACCTGATTGGCTGGGGCTCCTGGATCATCTACCCCAAACAGTACAACGCCTATCGCTGTGAGGGCGAGTGTCCTAACCCTGTGGGGGAGGAGTTTCACCCTACCAACCACGCCTATATCCAG agCCTGCTGAAACGCTACCAGCCCCACCGGGTCCCGTCCACATGCTGTGCCCCTGTGAAGACCAAGCCACTGAGCATGCTCTATGTGGACAATGGCAGGGTGCTCCTGGAACACCACAAGGACATGATTGTGGAGGAGTGTGGGTGCCTCTGA